One window of Flavobacterium dauae genomic DNA carries:
- the rplU gene encoding 50S ribosomal protein L21, translating into MYAIVEIAGQQFKVSKDQKVYVHRLATEEGANVTFDKVLLVDNAGTITLGAPAITGASVGAKVLKHLQGDKVIVFKKKRRKGYKKKNGHRQALTQIVIEGINI; encoded by the coding sequence ATGTACGCAATCGTAGAGATAGCAGGGCAACAATTCAAAGTTAGCAAAGACCAAAAAGTGTATGTTCACCGTTTGGCAACTGAAGAAGGAGCAAATGTTACTTTTGACAAAGTTCTTTTAGTTGACAATGCAGGAACAATAACTTTAGGCGCCCCAGCTATAACAGGAGCTTCGGTAGGAGCGAAAGTTTTAAAACACCTTCAAGGTGACAAAGTTATCGTTTTCAAAAAGAAAAGAAGAAAAGGATACAAAAAGAAAAATGGTCATAGACAAGCGTTGACTCAAATCGTTATCGAAGGAATCAACATTTAA
- the rpmA gene encoding 50S ribosomal protein L27 — MAHKKGVGSSKNGRESESKRLGVKIYGGQAAIAGNIIVRQRGSKHNPGENVYMGKDHTLHAKVDGIVQFVKKRDNKSFVSIVPFEA; from the coding sequence ATGGCTCACAAGAAAGGTGTCGGTAGTTCTAAGAACGGTAGAGAATCAGAATCGAAACGTTTAGGCGTTAAGATTTATGGTGGACAGGCAGCTATTGCCGGTAACATCATTGTAAGACAAAGAGGTTCAAAACATAACCCAGGCGAAAACGTTTACATGGGAAAAGATCATACTTTACATGCTAAAGTTGACGGAATTGTACAATTTGTGAAAAAGAGAGATAACAAATCTTTCGTTTCTATTGTACCGTTTGAAGCTTAA
- a CDS encoding alpha/beta hydrolase family protein, whose amino-acid sequence MKKIKQTLLALLLATAPMIAQENITYQKPSKEILQLADYERAPSVSMSSNKEWMVLSYRNTYKSLDELNQDELRLGGLRINPNTNISSTTSFINNIKIKKVSDQAETIVKGLPANALISNVIWAPNEAMLAFTNTTATGNELWILDLKTATAKKLTDAILNANLGNPITWYKNSDKLLIKVIPADRKALINAEKAIPTGPIVSTAEEGVVSQNRTYQDLLKNKTDETNFETIVTSELYTIDLNGNKKLFKKADLYAGETFSPDGNYILLTTIQKPFSYLVPLNRFPMKTIAYTAEGKEVKLVNDVALGEVMPKGFMAVRTGKRSMAWRADKPATLFFVEALDEGDPAKAVEFRDALYTWEAPFNNQPELLTKTPQRYGGISWGDDETAIIYDQWYDTRNIKTYLFNPSKKSELVTIWDRNYQDIYSDPGDFQTKKNDFGRYTLQKENNKLYLIGEGHTKEGQFPFIDELDLATLKTKRLYQSSLTDRIESISEIIDIKKGEILVNIQSKNDYPNYYFRNIKSKKDLKQITFNKNPFESIKDVHKEVIKYKRKDGVELSGTLYLPAGFDRKNPKEKLPLLIWAYPAEYKDKNSAGQSSANPNEFTFPYYGSFVYWAAKGYAVLDDAAFPIIGEGTQEPNDTFIEQLAMNAEAAIDAVDKLGYIDRTRVGVGGHSYGAFMTANLLSHTKLFACGIARSGAYNRTLTPFGFQSEQRNYWEVPNVYNTMSPFMNAEKMKTPLLLVHGEADNNPGTFTLQTERYFQALKGLGAPVRMVILPKESHSYVAKENILHLLWEQEQFLDKYLKKIVNNK is encoded by the coding sequence ATGAAAAAAATAAAACAAACACTATTAGCATTATTATTAGCCACTGCGCCTATGATTGCACAAGAAAACATTACCTATCAAAAACCATCGAAAGAAATTTTACAATTGGCAGATTACGAACGTGCCCCTTCTGTTTCAATGAGTAGTAATAAAGAATGGATGGTTTTATCGTACCGAAATACTTACAAAAGTCTTGATGAATTAAATCAGGACGAATTGCGTTTAGGTGGTTTGCGAATCAATCCAAATACCAATATATCCAGTACAACATCGTTTATTAATAATATCAAAATAAAAAAAGTTTCAGATCAAGCAGAAACCATTGTAAAAGGGTTGCCTGCCAATGCGTTAATCAGCAACGTAATCTGGGCGCCAAACGAAGCTATGCTGGCTTTTACAAACACTACGGCAACTGGAAACGAACTATGGATTTTAGATTTAAAAACTGCAACAGCCAAAAAACTGACCGATGCCATTTTAAATGCCAATTTGGGCAATCCGATTACGTGGTACAAAAACAGCGATAAATTATTAATTAAAGTGATTCCTGCCGATCGAAAAGCATTGATTAATGCAGAAAAGGCAATTCCAACCGGACCTATTGTTTCCACAGCCGAAGAAGGTGTGGTTTCGCAAAACAGAACCTATCAGGATTTGTTGAAAAACAAAACCGATGAAACTAATTTTGAAACCATTGTTACATCAGAATTATACACAATTGATTTAAACGGAAACAAAAAACTGTTTAAAAAAGCCGATTTGTATGCCGGAGAAACATTTTCGCCCGATGGAAATTACATTTTGCTTACAACCATACAAAAACCGTTTTCGTATTTGGTTCCGTTAAATCGTTTCCCAATGAAAACCATTGCTTATACAGCCGAAGGTAAAGAAGTAAAACTAGTAAACGATGTTGCTTTAGGCGAAGTAATGCCGAAAGGTTTCATGGCGGTTCGTACCGGAAAACGCAGTATGGCTTGGCGGGCAGATAAACCTGCGACTTTATTTTTTGTGGAAGCTTTAGACGAAGGCGATCCAGCAAAGGCAGTTGAATTTCGCGATGCCTTATACACTTGGGAAGCTCCGTTTAACAATCAACCTGAATTACTTACAAAAACGCCGCAACGTTACGGAGGAATTTCGTGGGGTGATGATGAAACGGCAATTATTTACGATCAATGGTACGATACCCGAAACATTAAAACTTATTTGTTCAATCCTTCTAAAAAGTCGGAATTAGTAACAATTTGGGATAGAAATTACCAGGATATTTACAGCGATCCAGGCGATTTTCAAACAAAGAAAAATGATTTTGGACGATACACCTTGCAAAAAGAAAACAACAAATTGTATTTAATTGGCGAAGGTCATACCAAAGAAGGTCAGTTTCCTTTTATCGATGAATTAGATCTGGCTACTTTAAAAACAAAACGCCTGTATCAATCGAGCCTTACAGATCGAATCGAATCGATTTCTGAAATCATCGATATTAAAAAAGGAGAAATTTTGGTAAACATTCAATCTAAAAACGATTACCCTAATTACTATTTCCGCAACATCAAATCTAAAAAAGATTTAAAGCAGATTACCTTCAACAAAAATCCGTTTGAAAGTATTAAAGATGTTCATAAAGAAGTAATTAAATACAAACGTAAAGATGGCGTTGAATTATCGGGAACGTTATATTTACCGGCTGGTTTTGATCGTAAAAATCCAAAAGAAAAACTTCCTTTATTGATTTGGGCATATCCTGCAGAATATAAAGACAAGAACAGTGCAGGGCAATCATCAGCCAATCCAAACGAATTTACATTTCCTTATTACGGATCTTTTGTTTACTGGGCTGCAAAAGGTTATGCTGTTTTAGACGATGCTGCTTTTCCGATTATTGGCGAAGGAACGCAAGAACCTAACGATACGTTTATTGAGCAATTGGCAATGAATGCCGAAGCTGCGATTGATGCGGTTGATAAATTAGGATATATTGACAGAACCCGCGTGGGTGTTGGCGGGCACTCGTACGGAGCGTTTATGACAGCAAACTTATTGTCACACACTAAATTGTTTGCTTGTGGAATTGCTCGTTCAGGTGCGTATAACAGAACCTTAACTCCGTTTGGTTTTCAAAGTGAACAGCGAAATTATTGGGAAGTTCCCAATGTTTACAACACCATGTCGCCTTTTATGAATGCCGAAAAAATGAAAACACCTCTGTTATTGGTTCACGGCGAAGCTGATAATAACCCAGGAACCTTTACTTTACAAACCGAACGTTATTTCCAAGCTTTAAAAGGATTAGGAGCTCCTGTACGTATGGTAATTTTACCTAAAGAAAGTCACAGTTACGTTGCTAAAGAAAATATTTTACACTTGCTTTGGGAACAAGAACAGTTTTTAGATAAGTATTTGAAGAAGATAGTAAATAATAAATAA
- a CDS encoding 3-oxoacyl-ACP synthase III family protein yields the protein MYHSKITGLGFYVPDNIVTNNDLSKLMDTNDEWIQERTGIKERRHVILPEDTTSGMALKASKIAIERAKIDKNDIDFIVFATLSPDYYFPGPGVTLQKDLGIKNVGALDIRNQCSGFIYALSVADQFIKTGMYKNVLVVGSEIHSKGLDMTTRGRGVSVIFGDGAGAVVLSRTEDLSKGILSTHLHSQGEHAEELALTAPGMGKRWVTDILKDNDPNDETYYPYMNGQFVFKNAVVRFSEVINEGLQANNLQVSDIDMLIPHQANLRISQFIQQKFQLTDDQVYNNIMNYGNTTAASVPIALTEAWEKGKIKDNDLVVLAAFGSGFTWASAIIRW from the coding sequence ATGTATCATTCTAAAATAACAGGATTGGGATTTTATGTTCCTGATAATATTGTAACCAATAACGATTTATCAAAACTGATGGACACTAATGATGAGTGGATTCAGGAACGCACAGGTATAAAAGAACGCAGACATGTGATTTTACCAGAAGATACCACTTCGGGTATGGCACTGAAAGCATCGAAGATAGCCATTGAACGTGCTAAAATTGATAAAAACGATATTGATTTTATTGTTTTTGCGACTTTGAGTCCCGATTATTATTTTCCGGGACCGGGAGTAACTCTTCAAAAAGATTTAGGTATTAAAAATGTGGGTGCGTTAGATATTCGCAATCAATGCTCGGGGTTTATTTATGCTCTTTCGGTTGCCGATCAGTTTATAAAAACCGGAATGTATAAAAATGTTTTAGTCGTAGGATCTGAAATTCATTCCAAAGGATTAGATATGACGACTCGTGGCAGAGGTGTATCGGTTATTTTTGGAGATGGTGCCGGAGCGGTTGTTTTAAGCCGAACCGAAGATTTATCAAAAGGAATTTTATCTACTCATTTACATTCGCAAGGAGAACATGCCGAAGAACTGGCTTTAACAGCTCCGGGAATGGGAAAACGTTGGGTTACTGATATTTTAAAGGATAATGATCCTAACGATGAAACGTATTATCCATATATGAACGGACAATTTGTGTTTAAAAATGCGGTGGTTCGTTTTTCTGAAGTCATTAATGAAGGATTGCAAGCGAATAATTTGCAGGTTTCAGATATCGATATGTTAATTCCGCATCAGGCTAATTTGCGAATTTCACAATTTATCCAACAAAAATTTCAGCTAACCGACGATCAGGTGTACAACAACATTATGAATTATGGAAATACCACCGCTGCATCGGTACCAATTGCACTAACCGAAGCGTGGGAAAAAGGAAAAATTAAAGATAATGATTTAGTGGTACTTGCAGCTTTTGGAAGCGGTTTTACCTGGGCAAGTGCAATTATTCGTTGGTAA
- a CDS encoding sterol desaturase family protein translates to MKGQRVQNTGQARLFKNPFLELLTKGHPAISWGLHVPILIYCFYYGYINFDMSFLIMLGVSIFALFFWTFFEYIAHRYIFHLISEKESLQKFAYIMHGNHHHYPKDKTRLFMPPVPSLIIAAALFALQYLILGKYAFAFYPGFILGWLMYASTHYLIHAIEPPFKFLQPLWRNHHLHHYRNENLGFGVSNTIWDKVFGTMFDFKKDRIDKQKSKELMFDKKQKSEAV, encoded by the coding sequence ATGAAAGGACAAAGAGTACAAAACACAGGACAAGCACGGCTGTTTAAAAACCCGTTTTTAGAGTTGTTAACCAAAGGGCATCCGGCAATTAGCTGGGGATTACACGTACCTATTTTGATTTATTGTTTTTATTACGGATATATCAATTTTGATATGTCTTTTTTAATAATGTTGGGCGTTTCTATTTTTGCTTTATTTTTCTGGACTTTTTTTGAATATATTGCCCACCGATATATTTTTCATTTAATAAGCGAAAAAGAAAGTTTACAAAAATTTGCGTACATTATGCACGGAAACCACCATCATTATCCCAAAGATAAAACACGCTTGTTTATGCCGCCTGTGCCCAGTTTAATTATTGCCGCAGCATTGTTTGCATTGCAGTATTTAATTCTAGGTAAATATGCTTTTGCTTTTTATCCCGGGTTTATTTTAGGATGGTTAATGTATGCCTCTACACATTATTTAATTCACGCCATTGAACCACCTTTTAAATTTTTACAACCACTTTGGCGTAACCACCATTTGCACCATTATCGTAATGAAAATCTTGGGTTTGGTGTAAGTAACACTATTTGGGATAAAGTTTTTGGTACAATGTTCGATTTTAAAAAAGACCGTATCGACAAACAAAAATCAAAAGAATTAATGTTTGATAAAAAACAAAAAAGTGAAGCCGTTTAA
- a CDS encoding ABC transporter permease has protein sequence MNTVFYIAKRYAFSKSKTKAINIITRISAIGIVVSSMALFVVLSVFSGLENSLLSFTNEIDPDLVLLPSKGKSLKLTHQQKNQLKDLTISYSKIIEDRVVFTYGDKQIVAVIKAVDSNYPKITDITNHILHGKWLQPNTNDAVLGNVLANELSAGMYSNDKLLEVLAMKPGSGLITMPSDAYVKLPLYPSGIYSLNNIDVDNRYIYTDINVGKDLLLFGSNEYSKIEFKLENDVSEKSIISSLKDIFPDSIIKNRSQLNEGLYKMLKTESLAIYLIFTLIIIVTLFCLTGALIMIILEKKDHIKTLYDIGLSQKKIKKIFLYQGLILSVGGIVLGLMLGITITLLQQHFGFVEVAEGFPYPIVFNWQNGFVVVATILILSIIASSIASNRIKILMNE, from the coding sequence TTGAACACTGTATTTTACATAGCAAAACGTTACGCTTTTAGCAAAAGTAAAACAAAAGCCATCAATATAATTACTCGAATTTCAGCTATTGGAATTGTAGTAAGTAGTATGGCATTGTTTGTGGTGCTTTCGGTTTTTAGCGGGTTAGAAAATTCATTACTATCATTTACGAACGAAATTGATCCCGATTTGGTTCTTCTTCCTTCAAAAGGAAAAAGTTTAAAACTAACCCATCAGCAGAAAAATCAATTAAAAGATTTAACTATTTCGTATTCAAAAATTATTGAAGACCGGGTTGTTTTTACTTATGGCGATAAACAAATTGTTGCCGTAATTAAAGCTGTAGATAGTAATTATCCAAAAATAACGGATATTACAAATCATATTTTGCACGGAAAATGGTTACAGCCAAACACCAACGATGCCGTTTTAGGAAATGTTTTAGCAAACGAATTATCGGCAGGAATGTACTCTAACGATAAATTATTGGAGGTTTTAGCCATGAAACCAGGCAGCGGTTTAATTACTATGCCCAGCGATGCGTATGTAAAATTACCTTTATATCCTTCGGGGATTTACAGTTTAAATAATATTGATGTTGATAATAGATATATTTATACCGATATTAATGTAGGGAAAGATTTATTGTTGTTTGGATCAAATGAATATTCAAAAATTGAATTTAAACTGGAAAACGATGTGTCAGAAAAATCAATTATTTCTTCTTTAAAAGATATTTTTCCGGATAGTATCATAAAAAACCGTTCGCAGTTAAACGAAGGATTATATAAAATGCTAAAAACCGAAAGCTTGGCTATTTATTTGATCTTTACATTAATCATCATCGTTACGCTTTTCTGCTTAACAGGTGCATTAATTATGATTATTCTTGAGAAAAAAGATCATATAAAAACATTGTATGACATTGGTCTTTCACAAAAAAAGATAAAAAAAATATTTTTATATCAAGGGTTGATTTTATCGGTAGGCGGCATTGTGTTAGGATTAATGTTAGGCATTACCATTACTTTATTACAACAGCACTTTGGTTTTGTTGAAGTAGCTGAAGGTTTTCCTTACCCTATTGTTTTCAACTGGCAAAACGGTTTTGTTGTAGTAGCAACCATATTAATTTTAAGTATAATTGCATCATCTATTGCATCAAACAGAATTAAAATTTTGATGAACGAATAA
- the rbfA gene encoding 30S ribosome-binding factor RbfA, which translates to METNRQKKMGALLQADLVDILQGEVRKNSIVNLIISVSKVSVTTDLSIAKVYLSVFPTDKAPELLKAIQSNAPLIKHDLSQRVKNQLRKVPNLIFYIDDSLDYIEKIDNALKGDENPIENRELLDRRKKK; encoded by the coding sequence ATGGAAACAAACAGACAAAAAAAAATGGGGGCTTTGTTACAAGCCGATCTAGTTGATATATTACAAGGCGAAGTACGTAAAAACAGCATTGTTAATTTAATTATTTCAGTTTCAAAAGTAAGTGTAACTACCGATTTATCTATCGCAAAGGTATATTTAAGTGTTTTTCCGACCGATAAAGCTCCGGAATTGTTAAAAGCGATCCAATCGAATGCTCCGTTAATTAAGCACGATTTGTCGCAACGGGTTAAAAATCAATTAAGAAAAGTTCCTAATTTGATTTTTTATATTGATGACAGCTTAGATTATATCGAAAAAATTGACAATGCTTTAAAAGGTGATGAAAATCCGATTGAAAACCGAGAACTGTTAGATCGCAGAAAGAAAAAATAA
- the mce gene encoding methylmalonyl-CoA epimerase, producing the protein MRKIEHIGIAVKSLEESNLLFEKLLGAAAYKEEEVESEGVKTSFFMNGPNKIELLEATNPDSPIAKFLEKKGEGIHHIAFDVEDITAEIERLKNEGFTILNETPKKGADNKLVAFLHPKTTNGVLIELCQEIK; encoded by the coding sequence ATGCGTAAAATTGAACATATTGGTATTGCAGTTAAAAGTTTGGAAGAATCGAACTTATTGTTTGAAAAACTATTGGGAGCAGCTGCCTATAAAGAAGAGGAAGTAGAAAGCGAAGGTGTAAAAACCTCTTTTTTTATGAACGGTCCTAACAAGATTGAACTTTTAGAAGCTACCAACCCAGACTCACCCATTGCAAAATTTTTAGAAAAAAAAGGTGAAGGAATTCATCATATCGCTTTTGATGTGGAAGATATTACCGCAGAAATAGAACGTCTAAAAAATGAAGGTTTTACAATTTTAAATGAAACGCCTAAAAAAGGAGCTGATAATAAATTAGTTGCGTTTTTACACCCAAAAACAACAAACGGGGTTTTGATAGAACTGTGTCAGGAAATAAAATAA
- a CDS encoding ISAon1 family transposase, translated as MDNTAVNCKTIGGFFGVNGKKLQRQYKKHLSSFSTWQPKEHAHQWIVYPQNIGTHLAIDEVALSQGELYTIVTNKKAKGKKGSLVAIIAGTKTEQVIEHISKIDLKKRQAVIEITLDMANSMKLIAKKCFPKAVQVTDRFHVQKLTLEALQELRIKHRWEAMDKENQAVLQAKSENKTYNPPILNNGDTVKQLLVRSRYLLYKSREKWTKNQEERAEILFKLYPDIKTAYSLSAQLRTIYNSKNDKNSAMLKLAHWYRKVEEAGFKNFNIVLNTIKGNYQSILNYFDNRSTNASAEAFNAKIKAFRSQFRGVRKIDFFLFRLSKLFA; from the coding sequence ATAGATAACACAGCTGTTAATTGTAAAACTATCGGAGGGTTCTTTGGCGTTAACGGCAAAAAACTTCAAAGGCAATATAAAAAACATCTCAGCTCATTTAGCACTTGGCAACCCAAGGAACACGCTCATCAATGGATTGTTTACCCCCAAAACATTGGTACGCATTTGGCAATTGACGAAGTAGCCTTGTCTCAAGGCGAACTTTATACCATTGTTACCAATAAAAAAGCCAAGGGTAAAAAAGGATCATTAGTTGCCATTATTGCCGGAACCAAAACAGAACAAGTTATTGAACATATTAGTAAAATAGATTTAAAAAAAAGACAAGCAGTTATTGAAATTACTTTAGATATGGCTAATTCTATGAAGTTAATAGCCAAAAAATGTTTTCCAAAAGCAGTACAAGTGACAGATCGTTTCCACGTGCAAAAATTAACCTTAGAAGCGTTACAAGAACTTAGAATAAAGCATCGATGGGAAGCTATGGATAAAGAAAATCAAGCCGTACTACAAGCTAAATCAGAAAACAAAACATATAACCCACCAATTTTAAACAATGGCGATACTGTAAAGCAATTGTTGGTCAGAAGCCGTTATTTACTGTATAAATCAAGAGAAAAATGGACAAAAAATCAAGAAGAAAGAGCCGAAATCCTATTTAAATTATATCCCGATATTAAAACAGCATATTCTTTATCCGCACAACTACGAACTATCTACAATAGTAAAAACGATAAAAATAGTGCTATGCTAAAATTAGCACATTGGTATAGAAAAGTAGAAGAAGCGGGCTTTAAAAACTTCAATATTGTTCTCAATACCATAAAGGGTAATTACCAATCAATACTAAACTATTTCGATAATCGAAGCACCAATGCATCAGCAGAGGCTTTTAATGCTAAAATTAAAGCTTTTAGATCACAATTTAGAGGTGTTAGAAAAATTGATTTTTTTCTGTTTAGATTATCTAAGCTTTTTGCTTAA
- a CDS encoding toll/interleukin-1 receptor domain-containing protein, translated as MKPTIFISHITEEREIAISLKKTIEKEFLRTVEVFVSSHEDNIKLGDSWLSNIKLSLEKTQLLIVLCSPLSSTRPWINFEAGTAWLKNIPVIPLCHSGISPSQLHAPLNSLQGGNLNDREVINQIFKRIAKIADIDCPEIKDDNFFTSLKGFENQIKTSLLVKDVSSPKKSTV; from the coding sequence ATGAAACCTACAATTTTTATATCTCACATTACTGAAGAACGAGAAATAGCGATTAGTCTTAAAAAAACCATTGAGAAAGAATTTCTACGCACAGTTGAAGTTTTTGTATCATCTCATGAAGATAATATAAAACTAGGAGATTCATGGTTGTCAAATATTAAGTTATCCTTAGAGAAAACACAATTATTAATTGTACTATGTAGTCCATTGTCAAGTACTAGACCTTGGATAAATTTTGAAGCCGGTACGGCTTGGTTAAAAAATATCCCTGTTATACCATTATGTCATTCAGGAATTTCTCCAAGCCAGCTTCACGCTCCTTTAAATTCATTACAAGGTGGAAATTTAAATGATAGAGAAGTAATAAATCAAATTTTTAAAAGAATAGCAAAAATTGCAGATATAGATTGTCCTGAAATAAAAGACGATAATTTTTTTACATCTTTGAAAGGATTTGAGAATCAAATAAAAACTAGTCTTTTAGTTAAAGATGTAAGCTCCCCCAAAAAAAGTACAGTTTAA
- a CDS encoding LexA family protein, protein MIKFIKFGSELEYLPINTDGKKYYVQVREGVNAGFPSPAEDFLNDRISLDELYLSKVESTFVNRVKGLSMYPDYHENDILILRSDYEPQHGDDVVVSINSSEYTLKRYDKLHSKLVALNPKYANSVMIGEEDEVVILGVVDALIRNIKRRK, encoded by the coding sequence ATGATAAAGTTTATAAAATTTGGTAGCGAACTGGAATATTTACCCATTAATACCGATGGCAAAAAATATTATGTTCAGGTAAGAGAAGGTGTAAATGCGGGATTTCCATCACCGGCAGAAGATTTTCTGAATGACAGGATCAGTTTAGACGAATTATATCTTTCCAAAGTAGAATCAACGTTTGTAAACCGTGTAAAAGGTTTGTCAATGTACCCTGATTATCATGAAAACGATATTCTGATTTTACGGTCCGATTATGAACCACAACACGGCGATGATGTGGTGGTATCAATCAATTCATCGGAATATACATTAAAACGCTATGATAAACTCCATTCTAAACTGGTTGCACTAAACCCTAAATATGCCAATTCTGTTATGATCGGCGAAGAGGACGAAGTCGTGATTTTAGGTGTGGTAGATGCGTTAATCCGTAATATTAAAAGAAGAAAATAA
- a CDS encoding Y-family DNA polymerase: protein MYALVDSNNFYVSCERVFNPTLRRVPVVVLSNNDGCVISRSSEAKKAEIPMGAAAFEYQKKFQELGIKVFSSNYALYGDMSNRVYRILQNYTPDIEIYSIDECFLYFNNFADKPLDKYCKNLRQEVLQKTLIPTCVGIAPTKALAKVANHIAKKFPKLDGVYLMDTDEKRIKALKWLNIEDVWGIGRRMSKRLKAKGVNKAIQFTELSDEYVRKEFSVVGLRLKKELEGISVLELEEVQAKKHIATTRSFDTTYTDKEYIKERITTFAVTCAEKLRKQKSTCQLVTVFIYTNRFNDQQEQYSRSINVSIPYPTNSDIEIAKYAQKGLNLIFKQGYHYKKAGVIVGGIAPEHEKQFNLFEDEPVKHREIMRTMDQLNSKYGTQKLKLASQALDKTWKMRQEHLSPNYTTKWNEILEIR from the coding sequence ATGTATGCTTTAGTTGACAGTAATAATTTTTATGTGAGTTGCGAGCGGGTTTTTAATCCCACTTTGCGTCGTGTACCCGTTGTTGTTTTAAGCAATAACGATGGCTGTGTTATTTCACGATCCAGCGAAGCAAAAAAAGCCGAAATTCCAATGGGTGCAGCTGCTTTTGAATACCAAAAAAAGTTTCAGGAATTAGGCATAAAAGTATTTTCATCGAACTATGCATTATACGGAGATATGAGCAATCGGGTGTATCGCATTCTTCAGAATTACACACCGGATATCGAAATTTATTCGATTGATGAATGTTTCTTGTACTTTAATAATTTCGCCGACAAACCCCTTGATAAATATTGTAAAAATTTACGGCAAGAAGTTTTGCAGAAAACGCTCATCCCAACCTGTGTAGGCATTGCCCCAACAAAAGCTCTGGCAAAAGTTGCCAATCACATTGCTAAGAAATTTCCTAAACTGGATGGTGTTTATCTGATGGATACAGACGAAAAACGCATCAAAGCTTTAAAATGGCTCAATATAGAAGATGTTTGGGGCATTGGCAGACGAATGTCGAAACGTTTGAAAGCCAAAGGAGTTAACAAAGCCATTCAGTTTACAGAACTTTCGGATGAATATGTTCGAAAAGAGTTCTCGGTAGTGGGACTACGTTTAAAGAAAGAATTAGAAGGAATTTCTGTTTTAGAACTGGAAGAAGTCCAAGCCAAAAAGCACATCGCAACCACTCGCTCATTCGATACTACGTATACCGACAAGGAATACATCAAAGAACGCATTACTACCTTTGCGGTTACGTGTGCCGAAAAATTGCGAAAACAAAAATCGACCTGTCAGCTGGTTACTGTTTTTATCTATACCAATCGGTTCAACGACCAACAGGAACAGTATTCCCGTTCCATAAATGTAAGTATTCCGTATCCCACAAATTCAGATATAGAAATTGCCAAATATGCTCAAAAAGGTTTAAATTTAATTTTTAAACAAGGCTATCATTACAAAAAAGCCGGAGTTATTGTGGGCGGTATCGCACCGGAACACGAAAAACAATTCAATTTGTTTGAAGATGAACCCGTGAAACATCGTGAAATTATGCGGACAATGGATCAGTTAAATTCCAAATATGGAACGCAAAAATTGAAATTAGCTTCGCAGGCATTAGATAAAACGTGGAAAATGCGTCAGGAACATTTAAGTCCTAATTACACTACTAAATGGAATGAAATTTTGGAAATCAGATGA
- a CDS encoding ISAon1 family transposase N-terminal region protein: MEAYLELLKLILPTFLVDHFDLNSFKNSEENLHLYFEEKLSPPKEFNSEDLVSKGFLDEITIQDFPLRGKLVYLHIKRRRWTNKNTGEIVKRNWQLVAKGTRMTQEFAAFLKEINR; the protein is encoded by the coding sequence TTGGAAGCATATCTAGAATTATTAAAACTTATTTTACCTACCTTTTTGGTTGATCATTTTGATTTGAACTCTTTTAAAAATTCAGAAGAAAACCTACATCTATATTTTGAAGAAAAATTAAGCCCTCCAAAAGAGTTTAACTCTGAAGATTTAGTATCTAAAGGTTTTTTGGATGAAATTACCATTCAAGACTTTCCTCTTAGAGGCAAGCTTGTTTATTTACACATTAAACGCCGTCGTTGGACAAACAAAAACACCGGCGAAATAGTTAAAAGAAATTGGCAGTTAGTAGCTAAAGGAACCCGTATGACGCAAGAATTTGCGGCTTTTTTAAAAGAAATTAATAGATAA